In the genome of Cupriavidus taiwanensis, one region contains:
- a CDS encoding nuclear transport factor 2 family protein, whose translation MNQIEIVEAFFARYRAHDIDGMLAMFSQDARIDYVPMAMEGPVGEAGKAIWRALMDGFPNLSNQVTAVYGDDDQRTVIAEVTITGRQARDVLGIASRGQSFSLPHVFIVRMDTDGRIEFMRAYWDSAAFYAALTPAAT comes from the coding sequence ATGAACCAGATCGAGATCGTCGAGGCATTCTTCGCCCGCTACCGTGCCCATGACATCGACGGCATGCTTGCCATGTTTTCTCAAGATGCGCGGATCGACTATGTCCCCATGGCAATGGAGGGGCCAGTTGGCGAGGCCGGCAAGGCAATCTGGCGCGCCCTGATGGATGGTTTCCCGAATTTGAGCAACCAGGTCACTGCGGTCTATGGTGACGATGACCAGCGCACCGTGATTGCCGAGGTGACCATCACGGGCAGGCAGGCCAGGGACGTGCTCGGGATCGCAAGCCGAGGCCAGTCCTTCTCGCTGCCGCACGTCTTTATCGTTCGTATGGACACGGATGGCCGGATCGAATTCATGCGAGCTTACTGGGACAGCGCGGCGTTCTATGCCGCGCTGACGCCTGCAGCGACCTAG
- a CDS encoding LuxR C-terminal-related transcriptional regulator translates to MTQSSPVAAAQLPQWRPALILTKLAPPRTRHYIRRKRAIELLRPGMERKLTVLVAPAGFGKTSLLSEWRTVMAQEGCAVGWLSIDRDDDDLFQFGAYLLAAARDACSRAGVQIPCGLAPDPLAPADAMFAELLNAVLALPCRMVLVLDDFDRLAARAIHEAVFRLLRYAPENLHLLVAGRGEPGFPLSYFEARGQLLMLDAEAMRFDSAETQAFFSAVSGHELSAAQTEVLLGATEGWAAGLQLASFALSATDKPDVFAERLPFVRRSVEAYLNENVFVHVPEPLQTFLLQTSVLDRMSVPLCEAVTGSSKSHATFEWLMARNLFVRPLDAEGQWYRYHALFAEYLRKRLVRERPHEVAELHRRASEWFAAQSLWQEAVRHALAAGDVDRAAGWVEQCAMTLVEASDVRTVLSWVAKLPPEAVHGRLRLRLAQAWALALTMQTVAAKAVLQAVEEDIGHGRLPLTEVVRVELQAVTALIAGLSDESELSLEMGRKVLALGPETGSWEEGIGLTTQIFGLSYAAGFDEVERLRRTLTLNTGADTPIYAKVYRQSMVGLSLFVEGRLGEAVQTLEDVLRESNARAGRQSAASVLPVGYLAAIHYEWNDLDRVAELLDGRLEMALQSCSLGPLIGFCVTLARLRLLAGKPDEAYRIVEDAEAVARSRQWLRMQVACKAEAIRISIGVGDIGRAARIGHDLDGLVGQKPATLRGSYLETWQRFQVAHCRLLVGRGRPALAVPILQGVQAEVRAAGMQYLSAQISVMLAVALHSAGQRAEAVQAMRAALTYGQANGLHRVFLDAGPAAREILDALCLQQDRLAEVEPWYVRRLCAGFDAPARAPDAADDQVEPASASRLSAREVEILDYVARGLSNKEIARAIRVAPETVKWHLKNIFEKLKVNSRIQAVRSGLGRDLPRVAQRPETRS, encoded by the coding sequence ATGACCCAATCATCGCCGGTCGCCGCTGCGCAACTGCCCCAATGGCGGCCAGCCTTGATCCTGACAAAGCTGGCGCCGCCGCGAACACGCCACTATATCCGTCGCAAGCGCGCCATCGAGCTGTTGCGCCCAGGCATGGAACGCAAGCTGACGGTTCTGGTAGCCCCGGCCGGCTTCGGCAAGACTTCGCTGTTGAGTGAATGGAGGACGGTCATGGCGCAGGAAGGCTGCGCCGTTGGCTGGCTCAGTATCGACCGAGACGACGACGATCTGTTCCAGTTCGGCGCCTACTTGCTCGCAGCGGCCAGGGATGCCTGCAGCCGGGCCGGCGTTCAGATCCCGTGCGGCCTGGCGCCGGACCCGTTGGCGCCGGCGGACGCAATGTTTGCCGAGCTACTCAATGCGGTCTTGGCGCTGCCGTGCCGGATGGTGCTGGTGCTGGATGATTTCGATCGGCTGGCAGCGCGCGCCATCCACGAGGCGGTGTTCCGGCTGCTGCGCTATGCCCCGGAGAACCTGCATTTACTCGTTGCGGGGCGGGGCGAGCCAGGCTTTCCGCTGAGTTACTTCGAAGCCCGGGGTCAATTGCTGATGCTGGATGCGGAAGCCATGCGCTTTGACAGCGCCGAGACGCAGGCGTTTTTTTCCGCCGTTTCCGGGCATGAGCTGAGCGCTGCCCAGACTGAGGTCCTGCTTGGAGCGACCGAAGGCTGGGCGGCTGGCTTGCAACTGGCGTCGTTTGCATTAAGCGCAACCGACAAGCCAGACGTCTTTGCCGAGCGCTTGCCATTCGTCCGGCGCAGCGTTGAAGCGTATCTGAACGAGAACGTATTTGTTCACGTCCCCGAGCCGCTACAGACTTTTCTCCTACAGACGTCGGTGCTGGACCGAATGTCGGTGCCCTTGTGCGAGGCAGTGACAGGCTCCAGCAAGTCGCATGCCACTTTCGAGTGGCTGATGGCTCGGAATTTGTTCGTCAGACCCCTGGACGCCGAGGGCCAGTGGTATCGCTATCACGCGCTGTTTGCCGAATACCTGAGAAAACGCCTGGTCAGGGAGCGTCCGCACGAAGTTGCCGAATTGCATCGCCGGGCCAGTGAATGGTTTGCGGCGCAATCGCTGTGGCAGGAAGCGGTCCGGCATGCCTTGGCCGCGGGCGATGTCGATCGCGCCGCCGGCTGGGTCGAGCAATGCGCGATGACCCTGGTCGAGGCCAGCGACGTGCGGACGGTGCTGAGCTGGGTTGCCAAGCTGCCCCCCGAGGCGGTGCATGGCCGGCTGCGCCTGCGTCTGGCGCAGGCCTGGGCGCTCGCGTTGACGATGCAGACAGTGGCGGCCAAAGCGGTGTTGCAGGCGGTCGAGGAGGACATCGGCCACGGGCGGCTGCCCTTGACCGAGGTAGTGCGCGTCGAGTTGCAGGCGGTCACGGCGCTAATCGCGGGTCTGTCCGATGAAAGCGAACTTTCATTGGAAATGGGCCGCAAGGTGCTTGCGCTCGGCCCCGAAACCGGCTCATGGGAGGAGGGCATCGGGTTGACCACACAGATCTTCGGGCTCAGCTATGCAGCGGGGTTTGACGAGGTCGAGCGCCTGCGGCGCACGCTCACCCTCAATACCGGCGCTGATACGCCGATCTACGCCAAGGTGTACCGGCAAAGCATGGTTGGGCTCAGCTTGTTCGTGGAAGGCAGGCTGGGCGAGGCCGTTCAGACCCTGGAGGATGTGCTGCGCGAATCCAACGCGCGCGCCGGCCGGCAGTCTGCCGCATCGGTGCTTCCGGTCGGATATCTGGCCGCCATCCACTATGAGTGGAATGACCTCGACCGGGTCGCGGAACTGCTGGACGGGCGGCTCGAGATGGCGCTGCAATCTTGCTCGCTGGGACCCCTGATCGGCTTCTGCGTGACGCTGGCCCGTCTGCGGCTGCTGGCGGGGAAGCCGGATGAAGCCTATCGGATCGTGGAAGACGCGGAAGCCGTAGCCAGGAGCCGCCAATGGCTGCGGATGCAGGTCGCGTGCAAGGCCGAGGCGATCAGGATCAGTATTGGTGTCGGAGATATCGGCCGTGCCGCGCGCATCGGGCACGACCTGGATGGGCTGGTCGGGCAGAAACCGGCGACTTTGCGTGGCAGCTACCTGGAGACCTGGCAACGCTTCCAGGTGGCGCATTGCCGGCTGCTGGTGGGCCGCGGCCGACCCGCGCTGGCCGTTCCCATCCTGCAGGGGGTGCAGGCTGAGGTCCGTGCGGCGGGCATGCAGTACCTGTCCGCCCAGATTTCAGTGATGCTGGCGGTCGCCCTGCACAGTGCGGGGCAGCGTGCGGAGGCTGTGCAGGCCATGCGCGCCGCGCTCACCTATGGCCAGGCGAACGGTCTGCACCGGGTGTTTCTCGATGCCGGCCCTGCGGCCCGCGAAATCCTTGACGCACTGTGTCTGCAGCAAGACCGCCTGGCCGAGGTTGAGCCCTGGTATGTGAGGAGGCTATGCGCGGGCTTCGATGCGCCGGCACGCGCGCCAGACGCCGCGGATGACCAGGTGGAGCCAGCGTCCGCCAGCAGGCTAAGCGCCCGTGAAGTGGAAATTCTCGACTACGTGGCACGGGGGCTTTCCAACAAGGAGATTGCCCGGGCCATTCGTGTCGCCCCGGAAACCGTGAAATGGCATCTGAAGAATATCTTTGAGAAGCTGAAAGTGAACTCCCGCATCCAGGCGGTCCGCAGCGGCCTGGGTCGGGACCTGCCTCGGGTCGCGCAGCGCCCCGAGACGCGGAGCTAG
- a CDS encoding fatty acid--CoA ligase — translation MLPRPLPQQSRSSSVTRPIPIPRTPSAYAYPLLIKQLLHAPLAVNPEQEIVYRSQVRHSYWTMRHRIGQLASGLQSLGIAPGDTVAVMDWDSHRYLESYFGIPMMGAVLMTVNVRLSPEQIAYTLNHAGVRLLIVHADFLPTLALIRAQLETVERFVLVSDDTFALSNAPLPDGFSAEYEALLAASPPDYAFPDFDENARATTFYTTGTTGLPKGVYFSHRQIVLHTLATMAALAAAPSQGRVHRDDVYMPLTPMFHVHAWGMPFVATALGVKQVYPGRYAADHLLRLMQGERVTFSHGVPTLLHMILSHPDSTEVDLSGMKIIVGGSALPRGLAQAAVDRGIDVFTGYGMSETCPILTLAQVKTSLLGDAATELDLRTKTGLPVPLVDLRIVDDEMRDIAHDGEASGEIVVRAPWLTQGYLGDAAGSEHLWAGGYLHTNDIGSIDSDGYLKVTDRIKDVIKSGGEWVSSLELEDLISRHAAVSEVAVIGIKDAQWGERPLPLVVLRPGQSTGTEEIQEHLRNFVRRGAISKYAIPERVLFVDAIEKTSVGKINKRLLREKYQNAPPLSPAFGTHP, via the coding sequence ATGCTGCCCAGGCCGCTGCCACAGCAATCAAGGAGTTCCTCCGTGACACGGCCTATCCCGATCCCCCGCACGCCATCGGCGTACGCCTATCCGCTGCTGATCAAGCAGCTCCTGCACGCGCCGCTGGCGGTCAACCCGGAGCAGGAAATCGTCTACCGCAGTCAGGTCCGACACAGCTACTGGACCATGCGGCACCGCATCGGCCAACTGGCCAGCGGCCTGCAATCGCTCGGCATTGCACCGGGCGATACGGTGGCAGTCATGGACTGGGACAGCCACCGCTACCTCGAAAGCTACTTCGGCATCCCCATGATGGGCGCGGTGCTGATGACGGTAAACGTGCGGCTGTCGCCGGAACAGATAGCCTACACACTGAACCACGCTGGCGTCAGGCTGCTGATCGTCCATGCCGACTTTCTGCCAACGCTCGCCTTGATTCGCGCTCAGCTCGAAACCGTCGAGCGCTTCGTTCTGGTCAGCGACGACACCTTCGCACTGAGCAATGCGCCCTTGCCCGATGGCTTCAGCGCCGAGTACGAAGCGCTGCTGGCGGCGTCGCCACCTGACTACGCCTTCCCGGATTTCGACGAGAACGCCCGGGCCACGACCTTCTACACCACAGGCACTACCGGGCTGCCCAAAGGGGTGTACTTCAGCCATCGGCAGATCGTGCTCCATACGCTCGCCACCATGGCGGCTCTGGCCGCTGCGCCCAGCCAGGGACGCGTGCATCGGGACGACGTCTACATGCCGCTGACGCCGATGTTCCATGTGCACGCATGGGGGATGCCCTTTGTGGCAACGGCGCTTGGTGTGAAACAGGTCTATCCGGGCCGCTACGCCGCAGATCACCTACTGCGGCTGATGCAAGGCGAGCGGGTCACGTTCTCCCACGGCGTGCCCACGCTGCTCCACATGATCCTGTCGCACCCTGATTCAACCGAGGTCGACCTGAGCGGCATGAAGATCATCGTGGGCGGTTCGGCGCTGCCGCGCGGCCTGGCGCAGGCCGCCGTCGACCGCGGCATCGACGTGTTCACCGGCTACGGCATGTCTGAGACCTGCCCCATCCTCACACTGGCGCAGGTGAAGACCTCGCTGCTTGGCGATGCCGCCACCGAGCTCGACCTCCGCACCAAGACCGGCTTGCCGGTTCCGCTGGTCGACCTGCGCATCGTCGATGACGAGATGCGCGACATTGCGCACGATGGCGAGGCCAGCGGCGAAATCGTGGTCCGCGCACCGTGGCTCACGCAAGGCTATCTCGGCGATGCGGCTGGGTCCGAGCACCTGTGGGCCGGTGGCTACCTCCATACCAACGACATTGGCTCGATCGACAGCGACGGTTATCTGAAAGTCACCGACCGCATCAAGGATGTGATCAAGAGCGGCGGCGAGTGGGTATCGTCGCTGGAGCTCGAAGACCTCATTTCGCGCCACGCCGCGGTGAGCGAAGTGGCCGTCATCGGCATCAAGGATGCACAGTGGGGCGAACGTCCCCTGCCGTTGGTCGTGCTGCGGCCGGGACAGTCCACTGGGACGGAAGAAATCCAGGAGCATTTGCGCAACTTCGTCCGCCGCGGCGCGATCTCGAAGTATGCGATCCCGGAACGGGTGCTCTTTGTCGACGCAATCGAAAAGACCAGCGTGGGCAAGATCAACAAGCGCCTGCTCCGCGAAAAGTACCAGAACGCCCCGCCCCTTTCCCCTGCTTTCGGCACCCACCCATGA
- a CDS encoding enoyl-CoA hydratase/isomerase family protein: MSTISRRSFVQSISAATLAPGMLLASAEAGASESSALPKGAGANYADYKHIQVTKDRHGVATVTLNYAPLNLLDEVLSDEFDRVTRQLEQDAGVRVIILQSAVPKFFIAHSGLRRVGSAPKTTSNTRTFRLTQMLGERLRNMPKAVIAKVEGIARGGGCEIALAADMCFAAIGKAVFGQPEVVCGLVPGGGNTQRLPRRMGRARALEVLLVGEDFSAELADHYGYINRALPADELGPFVDRLARRIATFPTTTIAHLKKAVDMGSDVSFSEGLLVEAHEADLCVANEAIQARVKAILKAGAETYEGELHFPDLAANLPPAD, from the coding sequence ATGTCGACTATCTCAAGACGCTCCTTTGTCCAGTCCATCAGCGCCGCAACACTCGCGCCGGGAATGTTGCTCGCCTCGGCCGAGGCTGGAGCGTCCGAAAGCTCCGCTCTGCCCAAAGGGGCCGGCGCAAACTACGCCGATTACAAGCATATCCAGGTCACCAAGGACCGCCACGGCGTCGCCACCGTTACCTTGAACTATGCGCCGCTCAACCTGCTGGATGAGGTACTGTCGGATGAGTTCGACCGCGTGACCCGCCAACTGGAACAGGATGCGGGGGTGCGCGTCATCATCCTGCAGAGCGCCGTTCCGAAGTTCTTTATCGCTCACTCGGGCTTGCGCCGTGTCGGCTCCGCACCGAAAACGACTTCAAATACACGTACCTTCCGCCTGACCCAGATGCTCGGCGAGCGCTTGCGCAACATGCCAAAAGCCGTGATCGCCAAGGTCGAGGGCATCGCCCGTGGCGGCGGCTGCGAGATCGCGCTGGCCGCGGACATGTGCTTCGCCGCGATCGGCAAGGCTGTGTTCGGCCAGCCCGAAGTCGTCTGCGGACTGGTCCCTGGCGGGGGCAACACACAGCGATTGCCGCGGCGCATGGGGCGCGCACGTGCCCTTGAGGTGCTGCTCGTCGGCGAAGACTTCTCGGCAGAACTGGCCGACCACTACGGCTATATCAATCGTGCGCTGCCGGCCGATGAACTGGGGCCATTCGTGGACAGGCTCGCACGCCGCATTGCGACCTTCCCCACCACCACCATCGCGCACCTGAAAAAGGCGGTGGACATGGGCTCAGACGTATCGTTCTCCGAAGGGTTGTTGGTCGAAGCGCATGAAGCCGATCTTTGCGTAGCCAACGAAGCGATACAGGCGCGTGTGAAGGCGATACTCAAAGCGGGCGCCGAGACCTACGAAGGCGAACTCCATTTCCCCGACCTCGCTGCCAACCTGCCGCCAGCCGATTAG
- a CDS encoding DUF485 domain-containing protein — translation MQASTITERIRRHPRFGELVRRRARLSRVLLALVLAPYLALMLAVAMQPQRLAEPLHPETLLNLGIVLAVGIVLLGWAATWFYVRRANGKLETMVQQILSEAGQ, via the coding sequence ATGCAAGCTTCCACCATCACAGAGCGCATCAGACGCCATCCCAGGTTCGGCGAACTGGTCCGACGCCGCGCCCGCCTCTCGCGGGTATTGCTGGCCCTGGTCCTCGCCCCCTATCTCGCGCTGATGCTTGCGGTTGCGATGCAGCCCCAACGCCTGGCCGAGCCGCTTCATCCGGAAACACTGCTCAACCTTGGCATCGTCCTTGCCGTCGGAATCGTGCTGCTGGGCTGGGCCGCGACATGGTTTTACGTGCGCCGTGCCAACGGCAAGCTCGAGACGATGGTGCAGCAGATCCTGTCGGAGGCCGGACAATGA
- the actP gene encoding cation/acetate symporter ActP, translated as MNLQAIAMFLLFVALTLGITYRASSRTRTANDFFTAGGGITGMQNGLAVAGDYMSAATLLGVVSLVYARGFDGLLYIVGFFIGWPVMLFLMAERLRNLGKFTFVDIISHRLDPVSTRCIAAASSLVVVLLYLIVQMVGAGELVQLLFGIDYAYAVVGVGALMMIYVTVGGMIATTWVQIVKAVLLLFGGSLLMLLALGHFGFSLEALAARAIAVHRSGPALLAPGTLFADPVSALSLCVATVLGLSGLPHILMRFFTVPNACEARKSVLVASTCIGYMFLAMFAIGLAAIVIVGTEPRYFEGGQVGGKLLGGGNMVAMHLASATGGNLFLGFLAAVAFATILAVVSGLTLAGASAISHDIYAGVLRRGSTTDAAEVSVTKKATLAIGVVAVLLGIAFKGQNLAFLVALAFNVAASANFPVLVLSMYWRGLTTRGAVGGVASGLASSVALVILSPAVWKNVLGHPSAIFPYDHPALFTVPLAFLVTYLCSRFDRSARAEAERLAFDAQLVRAQTGHGAEAPSSH; from the coding sequence ATGAATCTCCAGGCCATTGCCATGTTCCTGCTATTCGTCGCGCTGACGCTGGGCATCACGTACCGGGCCTCCTCGCGCACCCGGACTGCCAATGACTTCTTTACTGCAGGAGGCGGCATCACGGGTATGCAGAACGGCCTGGCCGTGGCGGGCGACTACATGTCGGCTGCCACGCTGCTCGGCGTAGTCAGCCTGGTCTATGCACGCGGTTTTGATGGGCTGCTGTATATCGTCGGGTTCTTCATCGGCTGGCCGGTCATGCTGTTCCTGATGGCCGAACGGCTGCGTAATCTCGGCAAATTCACCTTTGTCGACATTATTTCGCACCGGCTCGATCCCGTCAGCACTCGCTGCATTGCAGCGGCCAGCAGCCTGGTGGTGGTGCTGCTCTACCTGATCGTGCAAATGGTCGGCGCCGGCGAGTTGGTGCAGTTGTTGTTCGGCATCGACTATGCCTATGCCGTCGTCGGGGTCGGCGCGCTGATGATGATCTACGTGACTGTTGGCGGCATGATCGCCACGACATGGGTGCAGATCGTCAAGGCAGTGCTGCTTCTGTTCGGCGGTTCGTTGCTGATGCTCCTGGCGCTGGGGCATTTTGGCTTCAGCCTTGAAGCGCTGGCTGCCAGGGCAATCGCGGTGCACCGCAGCGGCCCCGCCCTGCTCGCGCCGGGCACGCTGTTCGCCGATCCGGTCTCGGCGCTCTCGCTGTGCGTGGCCACCGTGCTCGGGCTGTCGGGACTCCCGCATATCCTGATGCGCTTCTTTACGGTGCCGAATGCGTGCGAGGCACGCAAGAGCGTGTTGGTGGCCAGCACCTGCATTGGCTACATGTTCCTCGCCATGTTTGCCATCGGTCTTGCGGCCATCGTGATCGTCGGTACCGAGCCGCGCTACTTCGAAGGCGGCCAGGTTGGCGGCAAGCTGCTCGGCGGCGGCAATATGGTTGCAATGCATCTCGCCAGCGCGACCGGCGGCAACCTGTTCCTCGGGTTCCTGGCGGCGGTCGCCTTTGCCACGATTCTCGCCGTGGTGTCTGGCCTGACGCTCGCGGGCGCTTCCGCGATCTCGCATGACATCTACGCCGGTGTCCTGCGGCGCGGCTCTACCACCGATGCGGCCGAGGTCTCCGTCACCAAGAAGGCCACGCTCGCCATCGGCGTCGTCGCGGTGCTGCTGGGGATTGCCTTCAAGGGGCAGAACCTGGCGTTCCTGGTCGCGCTGGCTTTCAATGTAGCGGCCTCGGCGAATTTTCCGGTGCTGGTGCTGTCGATGTACTGGCGCGGCCTGACCACCCGGGGCGCGGTCGGGGGCGTGGCGTCTGGCCTGGCGTCGTCGGTCGCGCTGGTGATACTTTCCCCCGCCGTCTGGAAGAATGTGCTGGGGCATCCTTCAGCCATCTTTCCGTACGACCACCCGGCCCTGTTCACGGTCCCGCTCGCGTTCCTGGTCACATATCTGTGCTCGCGCTTCGACCGCAGCGCCAGGGCCGAGGCAGAGCGACTGGCCTTCGACGCGCAACTGGTCCGCGCACAGACCGGCCATGGAGCAGAGGCACCATCCAGCCACTGA